A genomic segment from Nymphalis io chromosome 7, ilAglIoxx1.1, whole genome shotgun sequence encodes:
- the LOC126769778 gene encoding uncharacterized protein LOC126769778 yields the protein MSSENQKPREEIETSERAVAHFAKDIQSEILLATAMVKIQSGNGYTQIIRALIDQGSEALFVSEATVQSLGLKRVRVNGVVSDPSYGSPGKVDVILGVEVHNEILLEGLIKYSLLNGPIAQKTTLEWMLSGRVKRSDDNPSTTRNFHIKVKEDKLLKQFWEIEREPDNIKKKMTKAELKCEEIFDATTIRNCEGRYIIRLPFNNPNPESIQGGSREIALRRFNFLEKKLSKRPKELEDYRKVIENYLNQNHMELITSEIEINDPTAVYLPHHAIIREDKETTKVRIVYDASCKGNNNVSLNDNLLIGSKLQQELMMHLRHILMRWRCHKICIVADLVQMYRQVLVNDREKDFQRIFWRFDANEPIRHYRLLRLTFGMPCAPYLAVKSLHQLAKDEREKYCLASDITLNDFYMDDLLTGCNDNEGAINIFEQMTKLMKQGGFTLQKWCSNSNELLKYIKEDVQSIDNAVVFKENDTVKILGNCWNKIRDEFVFTMNLPKERVFTMNLPKEEDNEITKRKVFHPLGWIAPITVRAKLFIQKLWKWLNTSSNDAIELHVFADASRSAYAAAVYMKVESSDCTINVHLVTTKTKVAPIEKEISIPRLELCAALLAAKLIFEVSQILNIAKEKLFAWSDSTIVLAKSLGDIRQ from the exons ATGTCTTCTGAGAATCAAAAACCTAGAGAAGAAATTGAGACATCTGAAAGAGCTGTAGCACATTTTGCAAAAGATATACAAAGTGAGATTTTATTGGCTACTGCTATGGTCAAAATTCAATCAGGAAATGGCTACACTCAAATTATACGAGCACTTATTGATCAAGGTTCTGAGGCTTTATTTGTGTCTGAGGCCACTGTACAATCATTAGGGCTTAAGCGAGTTCGAGTAAATGGTGTGGTGTCAG ATCCATCTTATGGTTCACCTGGAAAGGTTGATGTTATTCTAGGAGTTGAAGTTCATAATGAGATATTGTTAGAGggtcttataaaatattcattactaAATGGTCCGATTGCTCAAAAGACGACGCTTGAATGGATGTTATCAGGACGAGTCAAAAGGTCAGATGATAACCCATCAACCACACGTAACTTTCATATCAAAGTTAAggaagataaattattaaagcaaTTTTGGGAAATAGAAAGAGAACCTGATAACATTAAGAAGAAGATGACCAAGGCAGAGCTGAAATGTGAAGAAATCTTTGATGCGACAACAATTAGAAATTGTGAAGGTCGGTATATAATTCGTTTACCATTTAATAATCCTAATCCAGAGAGTATACAAGGAGGTTCAAGAGAAATAGCTCTACGAAGATTTAACTTCTTAGAGAAAAAACTGTCAAAAAGACCTAAAGAACTCGAAGACTATAGAAAGGTGATAGAGAATTATTTGAATCAAAATCATATGGAACTGATAACATCGGAGATAGAGATTAATGATCCAACCGCAGTATATTTACCACATCATGCAATAATTCGAGAAGATAAAGAGACTACTAAGGTAAGAATAGTTTATGATGCTTCATGTAAGGgaaataataatgtatcatTAAATGATAATCTTCTAATTGGTTCAAAACTACAACAAGAACTCATGATGCATTTGCGTCATATTCTTATGAGATGGAGATGTCATAAAATTTGTATCGTAGCAGACTTAGTTCAAATGTATCGTCAGGTTTTAGTAAATGATCGAGAAAAAGattttcaaagaatattttGGCGATTTGATGCAAATGAACCTATACGACATTACAGGCTACTGAGACTGACGTTTGGTATGCCATGTGCTCCATATTTGGCTGTCAAGTCACTTCATCAGTTAGCTAAGGATGAACGTGAGAAATATTGTTTAGCATCtgatattactttaaatgaTTTCTACATGGACGATTTACTTACAGGGTGTAATGATAATGAGggtgctataaatatttttgaacagATGACTAAGCTGATGAAGCAAGGAGgatttacattacaaaaatgGTGTAGCAAcagtaatgaattattaaaatatattaaagaagatGTTCAATCCATAGATAACGCAgtagtttttaaagaaaatgacaCTGTTAAAATTTTAGGAAATTGTTGGAATAAGATTCGTGatgaatttgtttttacaatgaATTTACCTAAAGAACGAGTTTTTACAATGAATTTACCTAAAGAAGAAGataatgaaattacaaaaagaaaagttttcCATCCATTAGGATGGATTGCGCCTATTACAGTAAgagctaaattatttatacaaaaattatggaA ATGGTTGAACACTAGCAGCAATGATGCTATTGAATTACACGTATTTGCAGATGCCTCACGTTCTGCGTATGCTGCAGCTGTATACATGAAGGTGGAGTCTAGTGATTGTACTATTAATGTACACTTAGTTACTACTAAAACGAAAGTAGCACcaattgaaaaagaaatatcAATTCCCAGATTGGAGTTATGTGCAGCTTTATTAGCTGCGAAGTTAATTTTTGAAGTATCACAGATTTTAAATATAGCTAAAGAGAAATTATTTGCTTGGTCTGATTCCACAATTGTACTAGCCAAGTCGCTGGGTGACATTCGTCAGTAA
- the LOC126769432 gene encoding uncharacterized protein LOC126769432, which translates to MDRIKFQVNGIECSVGSEVSSTTSLLDYLRNTLELRGTKYMCLEAGCGSCIVTAKKGLGEAPQGVNSCMVSVTSCQDWDITTIEKIGNRLEGYHPVQKTLAENNGTQCGYCSPGWVMAMYSLLKTKRMTMLEIEQSFGSNICRCTGYRPILTAFKKFASDAPDPQILPDIEDLKICDKSGEVCITRNCEYSDWCFVSGNVAQSGVKCIKLCDDRYWYRVETLSDIFVIWHANGVHSYMLVAGNTGKGAFPILEYPKILIDISGVSELKGFNIDQNLIIGAGNTLTDVMSIFTAMYTHEYFDYLKILNDHIKLVAHIPVRNLGTVAGNLILKNQHHEFQSDIYLLLETVGAQVTILSAPGYSKILTMQGFLNEDMTGKIILNILLPPLNAAHKITTFKIMPRSQNAHAIVNAGFNYKLNEAGIVVDSRIVYGGLSPAFTRAWKTEAYLRGQALFKNETLQAALKVLNGELVVTEELPEPPVEYRRQIALSLFYKGLLSLCPLKTLHPRYCSGAVKIHETRPVSDGKQIFTTNPTIWPLNKPFPKLDALIQCAGESKYTEDLPSLPGEVYAVFVLSTVARGKIDSIDASKALRENGVIAFYSVADIPGQNTFTPPVNILYPKNEELLCDGEVKFFNQPIGIIVAESQKLAEKAATLVEVKYSNVKSPEIDIRQSIANPEKVSLAGSFEATKVGTDVFKIIKGENTIYGQYNFTMETLVCVTQPTEEGLLVYAASQYIDMVHRTVSRLLNLEQNRIDVFVRRIGGGFGYKISRASQICGACSLVAFKLNRPCRFIQPLTHNMRAIGKRTPCTSNFEMGVDMKGEIQYINHDLYDDNGYITNEPLVTLGIELYSNVYKSEAWNHKSYNTVTDTPSNSWVRSPGSLEHVAMAENIMERIAYELNLDPLEVRLSNLNLVKHSSIQEMLETLKSESQYDERKVAVEKFNSENRWKKRGLNYSFLRWSPEGPMYFDVTLTVFRDDATVAITHGGVEMGQGVNTKAIQICAYFLKIPVEKVIIKPNETMLTPNNFLSGASITSHNVGIGVQRCCEQLLARLEPVRTQLDNPTWELLIRTTFEMDIDLQVHGFVNAKDVQMYEIYGITLAEVEIDVLTGEWEIIRVDLIEDVGRSVNPELDVGQVEGAFIYGVGYWTTERLVYDRSNGELLTNRTWDYWVPQARDIPQDFRIYFRKDSYSTEVILGAKATGEPATCMGIVISFAMRSAMAAAREESGIPKTQWFQIDGPYTVDKIAYFCKNKLEDFKFH; encoded by the exons ATGGATAGAATCAAGTTTCAAGTAAACGGGATCGAGTGTTCGG tggGGTCCGAGGTTAGCTCTACCACAAGTCTCCTGGACTACCTTCGTAATACGTTAGAACTGCGTGGCACGAAGTACATGTGCTTGGAAGCTGGCTGCGGATCTTGCATTGTTACTGCAAAGAAGGGCCTTGGGGAAGCTCCACAGGGTGTTAATTCG tGCATGGTGTCAGTGACCTCATGTCAAGATTGGGATATTACGACTATAGAGAAAATTGGTAATCGTCTGGAAGGTTACCACCCGGTGCAGAAAACCCTTGCTGAAAATAATGGAACACAATGCGGATACTGTTCTCCGGGATGGGTCATGGCGATGTATAG CCTTTTGAAAACTAAAAGAATGACAATGCTTGAAATTGAACAATCTTTTGGTAGCAATATCTGCAGATGTACAGGATATAGGCCAATCCTAACAGCCTTCAAGAAATTCGCCTCGGATGCTCCCGATCCACAAATACTCCCAGATattgaagatttaaaaatatgcgATAAAAGTGGTGAAGTTTGTATAACAAGAAATTGTGAATACAGCGATTGGTGTTTTGTTTCTGGAAATGTTGCGCAGAGCGGAgtgaaatgtattaaattatgtgaTGACAGATACTGGTACAGGGTTGAGACATTATCAGACATATTTGTCATATGGCATGCAAATGGCGTCCATTCATACATGTTGGTTGCCGGTAACACAGGGAAAG GTGCCTTCCCAATATTAGAATATCCTAAAATACTTATAGATATATCAGGAGTATCAGAACTAAAGGGATTTAACATTGATCAGAATCTGATTATTGGAGCTGGAAATACGCTCACCGATGTTATGAGTATTTTTACGGCCATGTATACACATGAGTATTTTGATTATCTAAAAATTCTCAACGATCACATAAAGCTGGTTGCTCACATACCAGTTAGAAAT TTGGGAACTGTAGCTGGGAATTTAATCTTGAAGAATCAACATCATGAATTTCAGTCAGATATTTATCTTCTCCTTGAAACAGTTGGTGCACAAGTGACTATTC TATCAGCTCCAGGGTACAGTAAGATATTAACGATGCAGGGTTTCCTGAATGAAGATATGACTGggaagataatattaaacattctctTGCCCCCTTTAAATGCTGCTCACAAAATAACCACGTTTAAG ATAATGCCGAGATCTCAGAATGCGCACGCCATCGTTAATGccggttttaattataaattaaatgaagctggTATTGTGGTAGATAGTAGGATAGTCTATGGAGGTCTTTCCCCCGCGTTCACGAGAGCTTGGAAAACTGAAGCGTATCTTCGTGGTCAGGCGTTGTTCAAAAACGAAACATTGCAAGCCGCTTTGAAGGTGTTGAATGGAGAGCTCGTTGTCACTGAAGAACTACCAGAACCTCCAGTCGAGTACAGAAGGCAAATAGCTTTGTCATTGTTTTATAAG GGTCTTCTTTCATTATGTCCACTAAAGACACTACATCCTCGGTACTGTTCTGGAGCCGTCAAGATACACGAAACGAGGCCGGTGTCGGACggcaaacaaatatttacaactaaTCCTACAATTTGGCCTTTGAATAAACCATTCCCGAAACTTGACGCTTTA attCAATGCGCAGGTGAGTCTAAATATACGGAAGACTTACCGTCTCTTCCTGGAGAAGTTTATGCTGTATTTGTTCTATCCACAGTAGCTCGTGGTAAAATTGACAGTATCGACGCAAGTAAAGCTTTG AGAGAAAATGGAGTTATTGCCTTCTATTCTGTCGCTGATATACCCGGTCAAAATACTTTTACTCCTCCCGTTAACATATTGTATCCAAAAAACGAAGAATTGCTTTGTGATGGGGAGGTTAAGTTCTTTAATCAACCGATCGGTATTATTGTTGCTGAATCGCAAAAGTTAGCTGAAAAGGCAGCTACACTTGTTGAAGTTAAATACAGTAATGTGAAATCACCAGAAATTGACATACGTCAATCTATAGCTAACCCAGAAAAAGTCAGTTTAGCAGGATCTTTTGAAGCTACGAAAGTGGGTACtgacgtttttaaaataataaaaggtgaAAATACCATTTATGGGCAATACAATTTTACTATGGAGACTCTGGTGTGTGTCACACAGCCGACTGAAGAGGGGTTACTAGTATATGCTGCGAGTCAGTACATAGATATGGTACATCGCACTGTTTCCAGACTATTGAATTTGGAGCAGAACAG GATTGATGTGTTCGTGCGACGTATCGGCGGTGGCTTTGGCTACAAAATATCTCGAGCCTCACAAATATGTGGAGCGTGCAGTCTTGTGGCGTTCAAACTCAATAGACCTTGTCGATTTATTCAGCCTCTTACACATAACATGAGGGCAATTGGAAAAAGAACACCTTGTACTTCTAACTTTGAG aTGGGCGTCGACATGAAAGGAGAAATTCAGTACATAAATCATGATTTGTACGATGATAATGGTTACATTACTAATGAGCCTCTAGTGACTCTCGGCATCgaattatattcaaatgtatataaaagtgaGGCGTGGAATCATAAATCATATAACACTGTGACTGATACACCTTCAAACAGTTGGGTTCGTTCTCCTG GGTCTTTGGAACATGTAGCGATGGCCGAAAACATAATGGAACGGATAgcttatgaattaaatttagacCCGTTAGAGGTTCGTCTATCAAATTTAAATCTCGTAAAACATAGTTCTATTCAAGAAATGttagaaacattaaaaagtgAGTCACAATATGACGAGAGAAAAGTTGCAGTAGAGAAATTTAATTCAGAGAATAGATGGAAAAAACGTGGCTTAAACTATTCTTTTCTACGATGGTCTCCAGAGGGTCCCATGTACTTTGATGTGACATTGACAGTATTTAGAGACGATGCCACCGTTGCTATCACTCATGGTGGAGTTGAAATGGGTCAAGGTGTTAACACAAAGGCTATTCAGATATGCgcatattttctaaaaatacccGTGGAAAAAGTTATAATCAAGCCAAATGAGACCATGTTAACCCCCAATAATTTTCTTTCGGGGGCCAGTATAACTTCTCATAATGTTGGTATTGGAGTACAAAGGTGCTGCGAACAACTACTAGCAAGACTGGAACCAGTTCGAACTCAATTAGATAATCCAACCTGGGAGTTGTTGATACGGACGACATTTGAAATGGATATAGATTTACAAGTGCATGGCTTTGTTAATGCAAAGGATGTACAAATGTATGAGATATACGGAATAACTTTGGCCGAAGTTGAAATAGATGTTCTAACTGGAGAATGGGAAATAATAAGAGTCGATTTAATAGAAGATGTCGGACGAAGTGTAAACCCTGAACTAGATGTTGGTcaa GTTGAGGGCGCTTTTATTTATGGGGTTGGTTATTGGACAACGGAACGATTGGTATACGATCGAAGCAACGGGGAACTACTGACGAATCGTACTTGGGATTACTGGGTACCCCAAGCTAGAGACATACCACAAGACTTCAGGATATACTTTAGAAAAGATTCATACAGCACTGAAGTTATTCTTGGCGCCAAAG CGACCGGTGAACCTGCAACCTGTATGGGAATAGTCATTTCTTTCGCAATGCGATCGGCTATGGCAGCTGCTCGAGAAGAATCTGGGATACCTAAAACACAGTGGTTCCAAATAG ATGGTCCCTACACCGTCGACAAGATCGCCTATTTCTGTAAGAATAAGCTAgaagattttaaatttcattaa